In Capsicum annuum cultivar UCD-10X-F1 chromosome 11, UCD10Xv1.1, whole genome shotgun sequence, one genomic interval encodes:
- the LOC107847774 gene encoding peptide-N4-(N-acetyl-beta-glucosaminyl)asparagine amidase A gives MVNLFVFFFFFIIISFVNVPLSSSLEQDSHFLKRGLVQQKYLEITRPLPFANLTPSCTLPILTHDFENTMGLPPVSVNYAPPVKCSWNHVALQFNASCKGVQYDRIAAVWLDGVDLFRTSTAEPTVDGVFWSVTKDVTRYSSLLVKENISLSVMLENLVDDVYTGVYHVNVTFLYYDVDEMGVPLSSRTDHRKFGRGSLGLYDDHKRAAADLIMPVSGYGSEGFWFKIQSDSEWHGKSVMIPKNTYKAVMEIYVSFHGDDEFWYSNPPDSYIRANNLTSKRGHGAYREVLLNVDENMVGSVVPFPVIYPGGFNPLYWDPVVSIGAFDHPSYDVDLTPFLGVLLDGKSHFLWFKVVECLPFWLVDANLHLWIDKQCTGDCQVQAKIIDSGTPDFEMERSSSFDGLDGSYEVELKRKSEYRGWVKSSAGNLTTTVSRALEFNNKIKFHDKGNEKNVKQKVKEEIEISVVESERGIKISHTSLKRKYPLTITTKTTTKPPSKAENGTKLILSELENEWSEKKKLSEGDSSDSSSSSLKNGQKCKGWMDVQDNVVFQGEATTQQSYSYNGEAATSYSREITATNGRLINDTANYLHFASLSTM, from the coding sequence atggTAAAtctcttcgtcttcttcttcttcttcatcatcatcagcTTTGTAAATGTTCCACTTTCTTCTTCCCTTGAACAAGATTCTCACTTCCTCAAACGTGGCCTTGTTCAACAGAAGTATTTGGAAATCACTCGTCCATTGCCCTTTGCTAATCTCACTCCTTCATGCACTCTTCCCATCCTCACTCATGACTTCGAAAATACGATGGGTCTTCCACCTGTCTCCGTTAACTACGCACCTCCAGTGAAATGCTCTTGGAACCATGTGGCTCTTCAATTCAATGCATCTTGTAAAGGAGTGCAGTATGATCGCATAGCTGCTGTTTGGCTTGACGGCGTCGATCTCTTCCGTACCAGTACAGCTGAGCCTACTGTAGACGGCGTTTTCTGGAGTGTTACTAAGGATGTTACGAGGTACTCGTCTCTACTCGTCAAGGAGAATATCTCTCTTTCTGTTATGCTGGAGAATTTGGTGGACGATGTTTATACAGGTGTCTATCATGTTAATGTTACTTTCTTGTACTATGATGTGGATGAAATGGGTGTTCCATTATCAAGTAGAACTGATCATCGGAAATTTGGCCGAGGTTCGTTGGGTTTGTATGATGATCATAAACGAGCAGCAGCAGATTTGATAATGCCTGTTTCGGGTTATGGAAGTGAAGGCTTTTGGTTCAAAATTCAAAGCGATTCGGAATGGCATGGGAAGAGTGTTATGATACCGAAGAACACGTACAAAGCTGTAATGGAAATTTACGTATCATTTCACGGGGACGATGAGTTTTGGTACTCAAATCCTCCTGATTCGTACATAAGGGCGAATAATTTGACTAGCAAGAGAGGCCACGGAGCTTACAGGGAAGTTTTGTTGAATGTAGACGAGAATATGGTAGGATCAGTGGTTCCATTCCCTGTAATTTACCCAGGTGGATTTAATCCATTGTACTGGGATCCAGTTGTTTCAATTGGGGCCTTTGATCATCCTTCTTACGACGTCGACTTAACTCCATTTTTGGGGGTTTTACTTGACGGTAAATCCCATTTTCTGTGGTTTAAGGTGGTGGAGTGTCTCCCTTTCTGGCTTGTGGATGCCAATTTGCACCTTTGGATAGATAAACAATGCACAGGTGATTGTCAAGTTCAAGCTAAAATTATCGATTCTGGAACTCCTGATTTCGAGATGGAGCGATCTTCAAGCTTTGATGGGCTAGATGGATCGTACGAGGTTGAGCTGAAGAGGAAGAGCGAGTATCGTGGGTGGGTGAAGTCATCAGCAGGCAATTTGACAACTACAGTATCACGAGCACTCGAGTTCAACAACAAGATAAAGTTTCATGACAAGGGAAATGAAAAGAATGTAAAGCAGAAAGTGAAAGAAGAGATTGAAATTAGTGTTGTAGAGTCTGAAAGGGGTATCAAGATTTCTCATACCAGTCTAAAGAGGAAGTATCCTCTAACTATAACCACTAAGACTACTACCAAGCCGCCATCAAAAGCGGAGAATGGTACGAAATTGATCCTTTCTGAATTAGAAAATGAATGGAGTGAAAAGAAGAAGTTGAGTGAAGGAGATTCTTCTGATTCTTCTTCAAGCAGTTTGAAAAATGGGCAAAAATGCAAAGGGTGGATGGATGTTCAAGATAACGTTGTTTTTCAAGGTGAAGCAACCACTCAACAGAGTTATTCATATAATGGTGAAGCAGCTACTAGCTATTCTAGGGAAATTACAGCTACCAATGGCAGGCTTATAAATGACACTGCAAACTATTTGCACTTTGCTTCACTTTCTACTATGTAA